One Amorphoplanes digitatis genomic window carries:
- a CDS encoding glutamate-cysteine ligase family protein, which translates to MGKDLSVVVSAQDDRVRYRRKVRRCLDVLRRMLDDVTFDTESPTTGLEIELNLMDSDAEPAMCNAEILGNLADPRFQTELGQFNLELNAIPRLISGNGFADYELDIVESLAHAEDRAGKSGCTIVLIGCLPTLRPDHLVLANLSANERYRALNDQIVGARGEHFSVDIRGVERLQTSNDSIAPEAACTSVQFHLRVPRDEFAAYWNASQAVAGIQVAVGANSPYLHGRQLWAETRIALFEQATDTRPDELKAQGVRPRVWFGERWIDSVLDLFEENVRYFPPLLPIIDDEDPVEIIEAGGVPILGELRLHNGTVYRWNRPVYDVMNGRPHLRVENRVMPAGPTVIDMLANAAFYFGMAWELAAEEDPIWARLPFATAEDNFHVGARRGIEATVVWPRVGEISVTDLVLDVLLPKAYAGLDRLGVDPVQRDRLLGIIEGRCVSGRNGATWQASAVWSAEHRRGLSRDAALHDMLLRYSSLQRTNCPVHTWPTD; encoded by the coding sequence ATGGGTAAGGACCTCTCAGTGGTCGTCAGCGCCCAGGACGATCGGGTCCGCTATCGGCGAAAGGTGCGCCGCTGCCTGGACGTGTTGAGGCGCATGCTCGACGACGTCACGTTCGACACGGAGAGCCCGACGACAGGTCTCGAGATCGAGCTCAACCTGATGGACTCCGATGCCGAGCCCGCCATGTGCAATGCGGAGATCCTGGGCAACCTGGCCGACCCGAGGTTTCAGACGGAGTTGGGGCAGTTCAACCTCGAACTGAACGCGATACCCCGGCTGATCAGCGGAAACGGGTTCGCCGACTACGAGCTGGACATCGTCGAGAGCCTCGCGCACGCCGAGGACCGGGCCGGCAAGTCGGGCTGCACGATCGTGCTCATCGGCTGCCTGCCCACCCTGCGGCCGGATCATCTGGTGCTGGCGAACCTGTCGGCGAACGAGCGCTACCGTGCGCTGAACGACCAGATCGTCGGCGCCCGCGGCGAGCATTTCAGCGTCGACATCCGCGGGGTCGAGCGCCTGCAGACGTCGAACGACTCGATCGCGCCCGAGGCGGCGTGCACCAGCGTGCAGTTCCACCTGCGGGTGCCACGGGACGAGTTCGCGGCCTACTGGAACGCCTCACAGGCGGTGGCCGGCATTCAGGTGGCGGTGGGTGCGAACTCGCCGTACCTGCACGGGCGGCAGTTGTGGGCCGAGACCCGGATCGCCCTGTTCGAGCAGGCCACCGACACCAGGCCGGACGAGCTGAAGGCGCAGGGGGTACGGCCGCGGGTGTGGTTCGGCGAGCGCTGGATCGACTCGGTGCTCGACCTGTTCGAGGAGAACGTGCGGTACTTCCCGCCGCTGCTGCCGATCATCGACGACGAGGACCCGGTCGAGATCATCGAGGCCGGCGGTGTGCCGATCCTCGGTGAGCTGCGGCTGCACAACGGCACCGTCTACCGCTGGAACCGGCCGGTGTACGACGTGATGAACGGGCGGCCGCACCTGCGGGTGGAGAACCGGGTGATGCCGGCCGGGCCGACGGTGATCGACATGCTCGCCAACGCGGCGTTCTACTTCGGCATGGCCTGGGAGCTGGCGGCCGAGGAGGATCCGATCTGGGCCCGGTTGCCGTTCGCCACGGCCGAGGACAACTTCCACGTCGGCGCCCGGCGGGGAATCGAGGCGACCGTCGTCTGGCCCCGGGTCGGCGAGATCTCGGTGACCGATCTGGTGCTGGATGTGCTGCTGCCGAAGGCATATGCGGGGCTCGACCGTCTCGGCGTCGACCCGGTGCAGCGGGATCGGCTGTTGGGAATCATCGAGGGCCGGTGTGTCAGCGGTCGCAACGGTGCCACCTGGCAGGCGTCCGCGGTCTGGTCCGCCGAGCATCGGCGGGGGTTGTCGCGGGACGCCGCGCTGCACGACATGTTGCTTCGATACAGCTCACTCCAGCGAACGAATTGTCCCGTTCACACCTGGCCGACCGACTAG
- a CDS encoding DUF397 domain-containing protein — MEVETKGFRIDLNRAQWFKSTRSGPNCDNCVEVAFVDGAIAVRDSKNPAGPALIFTAAEWDAFVGGTKDGEFDL, encoded by the coding sequence GTGGAAGTTGAGACCAAAGGTTTCCGGATCGATCTGAACCGCGCACAGTGGTTCAAGAGCACTCGCAGTGGCCCGAACTGTGACAACTGCGTCGAGGTCGCCTTCGTGGACGGGGCCATCGCGGTCCGCGACTCGAAGAACCCGGCAGGACCTGCGCTGATCTTCACCGCCGCCGAGTGGGATGCCTTCGTGGGAGGCACCAAGGACGGCGAGTTCGACCTGTAG
- a CDS encoding acyl-CoA dehydrogenase family protein, which yields MVDFRLSEEQEALVASVREFAREQVAPVIGEHYERKTFPYDLIRQMGKMGLFGLPFAEEHGGMGGDYFTLCLALEELARVDSSVAITLEAGVSLGAMPIYRFGTPEQKATWLPRLTSGEALAAFGLTEPGTGSDAGATTTRAVLDERTNEWVINGSKAFITNSGTDITCLVTVMAATGTRPDGSKELSTIIVPSGTPGFTVAPGYSKVGWCASDTHELSFDDVRVPAANLLGERGRGFAQFLRILDEGRIAIAALSVGLAQGCVDESVKYAKERQAFGQPIGNYQAVQFMIADMEMRAHTARVAYYDAAARMLAGRDFKHQAALAKLYSSEAAMDNARYATQVHGGYGFMNESAVGRFYRDAKILEIGEGTSEVQRMIIARGLGL from the coding sequence ATGGTCGACTTCCGGCTCAGTGAGGAGCAGGAGGCACTCGTCGCCAGCGTGCGCGAGTTCGCCCGCGAGCAGGTCGCGCCGGTCATCGGCGAGCATTACGAGCGCAAGACCTTCCCGTACGACCTGATTCGGCAGATGGGCAAGATGGGCCTGTTCGGGCTCCCGTTCGCCGAGGAGCACGGCGGGATGGGTGGCGACTACTTCACCCTCTGCCTGGCTCTCGAGGAGCTGGCCCGGGTCGACAGCAGCGTGGCCATCACCCTGGAGGCCGGCGTCTCGCTGGGTGCGATGCCGATCTACCGATTCGGTACGCCGGAGCAGAAGGCCACCTGGCTACCCAGGCTGACCAGCGGCGAGGCGCTCGCGGCGTTCGGGCTCACCGAGCCAGGCACGGGCTCCGACGCCGGCGCGACCACCACCCGGGCGGTCCTCGACGAGCGGACGAACGAGTGGGTGATCAACGGCTCGAAGGCGTTCATCACCAACTCCGGCACGGACATCACCTGCCTGGTCACGGTGATGGCGGCGACCGGCACGAGGCCGGACGGCAGCAAGGAACTCTCCACGATCATCGTGCCGTCGGGTACCCCGGGCTTCACGGTGGCGCCGGGCTACTCGAAGGTCGGCTGGTGCGCGTCGGACACCCATGAGCTCTCCTTCGACGACGTCCGGGTGCCGGCCGCCAACCTGCTCGGCGAGCGTGGCCGGGGCTTCGCCCAGTTCCTGCGGATCCTCGACGAGGGCCGGATCGCCATCGCCGCGCTCTCGGTCGGCCTGGCGCAGGGCTGCGTCGACGAGTCGGTCAAGTACGCCAAGGAGCGCCAGGCGTTCGGTCAGCCGATCGGCAACTACCAGGCCGTCCAGTTCATGATCGCGGACATGGAGATGCGGGCGCACACCGCGCGGGTCGCGTACTACGACGCCGCGGCGCGGATGCTCGCGGGCCGCGACTTCAAGCACCAGGCGGCGCTGGCCAAGCTCTACTCGAGCGAGGCCGCCATGGACAACGCCCGCTACGCGACCCAGGTGCACGGCGGATACGGCTTCATGAACGAGTCCGCCGTCGGCCGGTTCTACCGGGACGCCAAGATCCTCGAGATTGGTGAGGGCACCTCCGAGGTGCAGCGGATGATCATCGCGCGCGGCCTCGGACTGTAG
- a CDS encoding ATP-binding protein, with the protein MTSEHGAGQVGPGFDAVLRGYRQRAKLTQDELAARAGIGVRTVRDLERGRASRPQRTTVELLAAALGLAGADRLAFLTAARGQQSEAAAAPRFVRLPPAADLIGRDGDVVELLARLSRPQDDGPRGITLVGLAGVGKTSLALTLAHRVAPAHPGGVAGIVVTDGSTAGEVLGGVAAVFGVGRPDDLVPRFAGRSALLLVDAVERASEAVAEALSRLLRQHPTLRFLATGRHPIGLPTERVWPVAPLVAPPCDAGPGLADVAGYPAVALFLDRLARVRGAPVEPDEVAPLSALVRRLGGLPIALELAAARGRVLTVAEILDRYGDRVLDLSGPPAEGGVVSVRDAVAASYRLLPADEQRDLHRLATFRNRWSLDLAEAVIEDGRSKDAVHLLDRLLELGLLSARGARALRFRLLDVVRDYALERAAAGGDLHAARRRHAEVMADLAQGTAPELNGARLAEAAARLDDVAGDLGAALTFAAQEQPHTALRIAAALPRWWRFRGRDVTGRQWLRRLLADPRTADADPAVRAWAKVGLAQLALEHGSGAEEIGSAEAALAEFSALDDVPGQLTAHTQLAALWMTTRGYDQARRHGTEALTLARGSGRVRDMAVAENNLTWHEIREGDLAAARDRLAEVDRLASRCGEHRLRAVAAANLAEVERLDGRFDEAARLGRDAIAELEDVGDPGHRRRVLATVGLALAGGGRVDEAAAVLAELRPAENTDPADGPAAIVEAAIALRRGDQMRAAECFAAAAGAYDGRHDPRDTVEALVGLVLSTPDPDRRQQAVRRLGELCRTGGITLMAGERELLGAEVTRQIEGGG; encoded by the coding sequence ATGACGTCCGAGCACGGGGCGGGCCAGGTCGGTCCGGGATTCGACGCCGTGCTGCGCGGATACCGGCAGCGGGCGAAACTCACCCAGGACGAGCTGGCCGCCCGGGCCGGGATCGGCGTCCGCACGGTCCGCGACCTCGAGCGCGGTCGCGCGTCCCGGCCGCAGCGCACCACGGTGGAGCTGCTGGCCGCCGCGCTCGGCCTCGCCGGGGCGGACCGGCTGGCGTTTCTCACCGCCGCGCGTGGTCAGCAGTCCGAGGCCGCCGCGGCGCCCCGATTCGTGCGCCTGCCGCCGGCCGCCGACCTGATCGGCCGCGACGGCGACGTGGTCGAGCTGCTCGCCCGGCTCTCGCGGCCGCAGGACGACGGCCCGCGCGGCATCACCCTCGTCGGCCTGGCCGGCGTCGGCAAGACCAGCCTGGCGCTGACGCTCGCGCACCGGGTCGCGCCGGCGCACCCGGGCGGCGTGGCCGGGATCGTCGTCACCGACGGCTCGACCGCCGGCGAGGTGCTGGGCGGCGTCGCGGCCGTGTTCGGCGTCGGCCGGCCGGACGACCTGGTGCCGCGCTTCGCCGGCCGCTCCGCGTTGCTGCTGGTCGACGCCGTCGAACGCGCGTCGGAGGCGGTGGCCGAGGCGCTGAGCCGGCTGCTCCGCCAGCACCCCACGCTGCGCTTCCTGGCCACCGGCCGGCACCCGATCGGCCTGCCCACCGAGCGGGTCTGGCCGGTAGCCCCGCTGGTCGCGCCGCCCTGCGACGCGGGACCGGGTCTGGCCGATGTGGCCGGTTATCCGGCCGTGGCGCTCTTCCTCGACCGGCTGGCCCGGGTGCGCGGCGCGCCGGTCGAGCCCGACGAGGTGGCGCCGCTGTCCGCGCTGGTCCGGCGGCTCGGCGGCCTTCCGATCGCGCTCGAACTGGCCGCCGCCCGCGGCCGGGTGCTCACCGTCGCCGAGATCCTCGACCGGTACGGCGACCGCGTCCTCGATCTGTCCGGGCCTCCCGCCGAGGGCGGCGTCGTCTCGGTGCGTGACGCGGTCGCGGCCAGCTACCGCCTGCTCCCGGCCGACGAGCAGCGCGACCTGCACCGGCTCGCCACCTTCCGGAACCGCTGGTCGCTGGACCTGGCCGAGGCGGTCATCGAGGACGGCCGGTCCAAGGACGCGGTGCATCTGCTGGACCGGCTGCTGGAGCTCGGCCTGCTCAGCGCCCGCGGCGCCCGCGCGCTCCGGTTCCGCCTGCTGGACGTCGTGCGCGACTACGCGCTCGAACGCGCCGCCGCCGGTGGCGACCTGCACGCCGCCCGTCGCCGGCACGCCGAGGTCATGGCCGACCTGGCGCAGGGGACCGCGCCGGAGCTGAACGGCGCCCGGCTGGCCGAGGCGGCCGCCCGGCTCGACGACGTCGCCGGCGATCTGGGCGCCGCGCTCACCTTCGCGGCCCAGGAGCAACCACACACCGCCCTGCGCATCGCGGCCGCGCTGCCGCGATGGTGGCGGTTCCGCGGCCGGGACGTCACCGGGCGGCAGTGGCTGCGGCGGCTACTGGCCGACCCGCGCACGGCCGACGCCGACCCGGCGGTACGGGCCTGGGCGAAGGTCGGGCTGGCCCAGCTGGCGCTCGAACACGGGTCGGGTGCCGAGGAGATCGGCTCCGCGGAGGCGGCCCTCGCCGAGTTCTCGGCCCTCGATGACGTGCCGGGCCAGCTCACCGCCCACACCCAGCTCGCCGCGCTGTGGATGACGACCCGCGGCTACGACCAGGCCCGGCGGCACGGCACGGAGGCGCTCACGCTGGCTCGCGGCAGTGGCCGGGTCCGCGACATGGCGGTGGCGGAGAACAACCTGACCTGGCACGAGATCCGCGAGGGTGACCTGGCCGCGGCGCGTGACCGGCTCGCCGAGGTCGACCGGCTGGCCAGCCGCTGCGGCGAGCACCGGCTGCGGGCCGTGGCGGCGGCGAACCTCGCCGAGGTGGAACGGCTCGACGGGCGGTTCGACGAGGCGGCGCGGCTGGGCCGGGACGCGATCGCCGAGCTGGAGGACGTCGGCGACCCGGGACACCGGCGCCGGGTGCTCGCCACGGTCGGGCTGGCCCTGGCCGGCGGCGGCCGGGTCGACGAGGCGGCCGCGGTGCTGGCCGAGCTGCGCCCGGCGGAGAACACGGATCCCGCAGACGGGCCGGCCGCGATCGTCGAGGCGGCGATCGCGCTGCGGCGCGGCGACCAGATGCGGGCGGCGGAGTGTTTCGCGGCGGCCGCGGGGGCATACGACGGCCGACACGATCCGCGGGACACGGTCGAGGCGCTTGTCGGACTGGTGCTGAGCACCCCGGATCCGGATCGCCGGCAGCAGGCGGTGCGGCGGCTCGGTGAGCTCTGCCGGACGGGCGGGATCACGCTGATGGCCGGCGAGCGGGAACTGCTCGGCGCGGAGGTGACCCGGCAGATCGAGGGGGGCGGGTGA
- a CDS encoding MarR family winged helix-turn-helix transcriptional regulator — MGNIFEDPRFTAVGLFSEAFTGLTSRFAVQFEQHRVSPVEFEVLMRLARSPQNRLRMTDLAGQTSLSTSGVTRVVDRMERGGLIRREACPNDRRSSYAVITEAGVTRLEEILPGHLQLVQQWFIGQLEPAQLDQMLDSLRIIRDAVNPCATAGSTGEDHHDPSTGPVAPAR, encoded by the coding sequence GTGGGCAACATTTTCGAGGACCCCCGATTCACCGCCGTCGGACTTTTCTCCGAGGCGTTCACGGGCCTGACCAGCCGCTTCGCCGTGCAGTTCGAGCAGCACCGGGTCTCTCCGGTCGAGTTCGAGGTGCTGATGCGCCTCGCCCGCTCGCCGCAGAACCGCCTGCGCATGACCGATCTCGCCGGCCAGACCTCCCTGTCCACCAGCGGCGTGACCAGGGTCGTCGACCGCATGGAACGCGGCGGCCTGATCCGCCGCGAGGCCTGCCCCAACGACCGCCGCAGCTCCTACGCGGTTATCACCGAGGCCGGAGTCACTCGGCTCGAGGAGATCCTCCCCGGGCACCTCCAGCTGGTGCAGCAATGGTTCATCGGTCAGCTGGAGCCCGCACAGCTCGACCAGATGCTGGATTCCCTGCGGATCATCCGCGACGCGGTCAACCCGTGCGCGACGGCGGGCAGCACCGGGGAGGACCACCACGACCCGAGCACCGGGCCCGTCGCGCCGGCCCGCTGA
- a CDS encoding YceI family protein, which yields MTNSVATTREFEGLQIPAAGVYELDAAHKRVGFVVRHLMVSKVRGNFAEATATITIGEDPLQSSVVASIATASVQTGQADRDNHLRTGDFFEAEKYPTMEFRSTGIKSHEGAEFVLDGELTIKGVTKPVELLVEFEGAATSPYGQSVFGFSATTEIDREDWGLTYNMALESGGVMIGKKVKIEIEGEAILQA from the coding sequence ATGACCAACTCCGTCGCCACCACCCGCGAGTTCGAGGGTCTCCAGATCCCGGCCGCCGGCGTCTACGAGCTCGACGCCGCGCACAAGCGGGTCGGCTTCGTGGTGCGCCACCTGATGGTGAGCAAGGTGCGTGGCAACTTCGCCGAGGCCACCGCCACCATCACGATCGGTGAGGACCCGCTGCAGTCCTCCGTCGTCGCCTCCATCGCCACCGCGAGCGTGCAGACCGGTCAGGCCGACCGCGACAACCACCTGCGCACGGGCGACTTCTTCGAGGCGGAGAAGTACCCGACCATGGAGTTCCGCAGCACCGGCATCAAGTCGCACGAGGGTGCCGAGTTCGTCCTCGACGGCGAGCTCACCATCAAGGGCGTGACCAAGCCGGTCGAGCTGCTCGTCGAGTTCGAGGGCGCGGCAACCAGCCCGTACGGGCAGTCGGTGTTCGGCTTCAGCGCCACCACCGAGATCGACCGCGAGGACTGGGGCCTGACCTACAACATGGCCCTGGAGTCCGGCGGCGTCATGATCGGCAAGAAGGTCAAGATCGAGATCGAGGGCGAGGCCATCCTCCAGGCCTGA
- a CDS encoding Hansenula MRAKII killer toxin-resistant protein 1, whose amino-acid sequence MAEKGWTVQVATAAGVAAGTGAAQLGLGYGLGVVVWPVIPSADDSVWLGSLGWATWIAANATVFGAVIAGRLGRATGGAWRLALATSAAVGALLTVALIALPARSAVRVDTFSPQTIAGGYAVAGVLLGLVIAYWAIASRPVAANLIATAAWLWSLAAAAVVVSIAWHRPSATYLSSWQFAAPDSIDAMFGTIYWPSALLSLLAALIIGVIGALPAVLRGDLGVGAATSGAVGPLLVAASFFVLAPQLTGALGPLESAYLIAPYAVLAGLAGSALTVAIGQGRANRRAARPAPVGPRALGAGAGAGSTPERAVPTPRSSSRAAATAAPAANPPAAPEGRTRPSLLGRLRRSSAARDGAGEPGVVTGRAKAPAAAQAPAQRSPANGQEMAAGAPATARTKRGRAGSGKPAPAAPSAPPTPSVTKPASPRGKAPVAQPGPAATESGARNGAPAAPGGSDARSTVKPPPTAPQVAKINPPRSGESSPEAAKRAGGPPKPGGNSTPGPADDASSDKTPPAGKTPAKSTKSTPAKSAAPAAPQTPGKSEPGGAATNSAPAGPLWVDDEPSTAEPKRRGLRRFGRRSGDDTSA is encoded by the coding sequence ATGGCCGAGAAGGGCTGGACAGTGCAGGTAGCAACCGCGGCCGGGGTGGCCGCGGGGACGGGCGCCGCTCAACTGGGCCTCGGCTACGGCCTCGGCGTGGTCGTCTGGCCGGTCATCCCGTCCGCCGACGACAGCGTCTGGCTGGGCAGCCTCGGCTGGGCGACGTGGATCGCGGCGAACGCGACGGTCTTCGGCGCGGTAATCGCCGGCCGGCTCGGGCGCGCGACGGGTGGCGCCTGGCGCCTGGCGCTGGCGACCTCCGCCGCGGTCGGCGCCCTGCTGACGGTCGCGCTGATCGCGCTACCGGCCCGTTCCGCGGTACGCGTGGACACGTTCTCACCACAGACCATCGCGGGCGGTTACGCGGTCGCCGGCGTGCTCCTCGGCCTGGTGATCGCCTACTGGGCGATCGCGTCCAGGCCGGTGGCGGCGAACCTGATCGCCACGGCCGCCTGGCTCTGGTCGCTGGCCGCGGCGGCGGTCGTGGTCTCGATCGCCTGGCACCGTCCGTCGGCGACGTACCTGTCGAGCTGGCAGTTCGCCGCGCCGGACTCGATCGACGCCATGTTCGGCACGATCTACTGGCCGAGCGCCCTGCTGAGCCTGCTCGCCGCCCTGATCATCGGCGTGATCGGCGCCCTGCCCGCGGTGCTGCGCGGCGACCTCGGCGTCGGCGCGGCCACCTCGGGCGCGGTCGGCCCGCTGCTGGTGGCGGCGTCCTTCTTCGTCCTGGCACCGCAGTTGACGGGCGCCCTGGGACCGCTGGAGTCGGCGTACCTGATCGCGCCCTACGCGGTCCTCGCCGGCCTGGCCGGCTCGGCGCTCACGGTCGCCATCGGCCAGGGCCGCGCCAACCGGCGGGCCGCCCGCCCGGCGCCCGTTGGGCCGCGCGCGCTCGGCGCCGGCGCCGGCGCGGGTTCCACACCGGAACGCGCCGTGCCCACGCCCCGGTCGTCGAGCCGGGCGGCCGCGACGGCCGCGCCGGCCGCGAACCCGCCCGCGGCGCCGGAGGGACGCACGCGGCCCTCGCTGCTGGGCCGGCTGCGGCGCAGCAGCGCGGCTCGCGACGGTGCCGGCGAGCCCGGCGTGGTGACGGGCCGCGCCAAGGCACCGGCCGCCGCACAGGCACCGGCCCAGCGCTCGCCGGCGAACGGGCAGGAGATGGCCGCCGGTGCCCCGGCGACCGCCCGCACGAAGCGGGGACGGGCCGGGTCCGGCAAGCCGGCGCCCGCCGCGCCGTCGGCTCCGCCAACACCCAGCGTGACCAAACCGGCATCGCCGCGTGGGAAGGCGCCGGTCGCCCAGCCCGGCCCCGCGGCTACCGAGAGTGGCGCCCGCAACGGCGCACCGGCGGCACCCGGGGGATCGGACGCCCGCTCGACCGTCAAGCCGCCGCCCACCGCGCCGCAGGTCGCGAAGATCAATCCTCCTCGATCGGGTGAATCTTCCCCGGAGGCGGCAAAGCGGGCGGGCGGCCCGCCGAAACCGGGTGGCAATTCGACGCCCGGCCCGGCGGATGACGCCAGTTCCGATAAAACGCCCCCAGCAGGGAAGACCCCCGCGAAGTCCACCAAGTCCACCCCGGCCAAATCGGCGGCACCGGCGGCACCGCAGACCCCGGGGAAGTCCGAACCCGGAGGCGCGGCCACGAATTCGGCGCCCGCGGGTCCACTATGGGTCGACGACGAACCGTCCACGGCGGAACCCAAGCGGCGCGGCCTGCGCCGCTTCGGCCGCCGATCGGGCGACGACACGAGCGCCTGA
- a CDS encoding helix-turn-helix domain-containing protein, with protein MNPRRSPTIRRRRLGAELRRYRDEAGVTIDVVADRLGCSPSKVSRIETGHTSATPRDVKDMLDIYGISGIESEELVQISREARQKGWWHPFSTVLTGAYVGLEAAAKSIRAYEQQVVPGLLQTDKYAIAMIRAARLGDSDREIEQRVRVRMARQALLIQDDPIELWVVLDEAVVSRPVGGDEVMRDQLLRLVEATRMPNVTLQILPFAAGAHAGMDGTFAILDFPDAEDPDVVFSENATGGLFLEKSDDLRKYNSIFDTIRATALSPEESRNMIAMLAEEPLWKLRPKVSGSI; from the coding sequence GTGAATCCGCGCCGCAGCCCCACAATCCGCCGCCGCCGACTCGGTGCCGAACTTCGCAGGTACCGCGACGAGGCCGGCGTGACGATCGACGTGGTGGCCGACCGTCTCGGCTGTTCGCCGTCCAAGGTGTCCAGGATCGAGACCGGTCATACCAGTGCCACGCCACGCGATGTCAAGGATATGTTGGACATTTACGGCATTAGCGGCATCGAATCGGAGGAATTGGTACAAATATCCAGAGAGGCGCGTCAGAAGGGGTGGTGGCACCCGTTCAGCACGGTGCTCACCGGCGCCTATGTCGGTCTGGAGGCCGCGGCCAAGTCGATCCGCGCGTACGAACAGCAGGTCGTGCCGGGTCTACTTCAGACCGATAAGTACGCGATTGCCATGATTAGGGCCGCCCGACTGGGTGACAGTGACCGAGAAATAGAGCAACGGGTACGAGTCCGAATGGCGCGCCAGGCGTTATTGATTCAGGACGATCCGATCGAACTCTGGGTGGTGCTCGATGAAGCGGTGGTAAGTCGCCCCGTCGGCGGCGACGAGGTCATGCGAGATCAACTGCTCCGGTTGGTCGAGGCGACCCGGATGCCCAACGTCACGCTGCAGATCCTGCCGTTCGCGGCGGGTGCCCACGCCGGCATGGACGGCACGTTCGCGATTCTCGACTTTCCGGATGCCGAAGATCCCGATGTGGTGTTCTCTGAGAACGCCACCGGTGGGCTCTTTCTGGAGAAGAGCGACGACCTCCGCAAGTACAACTCCATCTTCGACACCATCCGGGCGACGGCCCTCTCACCCGAGGAGTCCAGGAACATGATCGCTATGCTGGCAGAGGAGCCATTGTGGAAGTTGAGACCAAAGGTTTCCGGATCGATCTGA
- a CDS encoding PASTA domain-containing protein — protein sequence MSDDEEPRRPDETSESSPFDDEGESRPNDGPRTGDEVADSTEEMPRTAPDGDADRTEQMPRTAPDGDADRTEQMPRTAPDDDATQESPRPSRGDTTWELPATDDSAARTERYDRDADTWADDGGPAWSGRAGVRPRAGYEDDDWASVSPDGPDGKWWMPILVGIIALLLLGLLGWGIYLIVQSTGDDAGTPPAVTASAAPPPTAEPTTQAPTTRPATTEPTRSAAPSPTDITVPALKGLSTDEARAALDRKRLSYRLRFVTSDSPPGTVIDSDPAEGQQVPADTVIALIIAAAPTTSPTPTQAETTSGGPAGQQGED from the coding sequence ATGTCCGACGACGAGGAGCCCCGCCGTCCTGACGAGACGAGCGAGTCCTCGCCATTCGACGACGAGGGCGAAAGTCGTCCGAACGACGGTCCCCGAACGGGTGACGAGGTCGCGGACAGCACCGAGGAGATGCCGCGCACGGCGCCGGACGGGGACGCGGACCGCACCGAGCAGATGCCGCGCACCGCGCCGGACGGGGACGCGGACCGCACCGAGCAGATGCCGCGCACGGCGCCGGATGACGACGCGACGCAGGAGTCGCCGCGGCCGTCGCGGGGCGACACGACGTGGGAACTCCCCGCCACCGACGACTCCGCTGCGCGTACCGAGCGTTACGACCGCGACGCCGACACCTGGGCGGACGACGGTGGGCCGGCGTGGTCCGGACGGGCCGGTGTGCGCCCGCGCGCCGGCTACGAGGACGACGACTGGGCCTCGGTGTCCCCGGACGGGCCGGACGGGAAGTGGTGGATGCCGATCCTGGTCGGCATCATCGCCCTGCTGCTGCTCGGCCTGCTTGGCTGGGGGATCTACCTGATCGTGCAGTCCACCGGGGACGACGCCGGCACCCCGCCGGCGGTGACCGCCTCGGCCGCTCCGCCGCCGACCGCCGAGCCGACGACGCAGGCGCCCACCACGAGGCCGGCCACCACCGAGCCGACGCGTTCGGCGGCGCCGTCGCCGACCGACATCACGGTTCCGGCGTTGAAGGGGCTCTCCACCGACGAGGCGCGCGCCGCGCTGGACCGCAAGCGGTTGAGCTATCGCCTGCGGTTCGTGACAAGCGATTCTCCGCCCGGCACCGTGATCGACAGCGACCCGGCCGAGGGCCAGCAGGTACCGGCGGACACGGTGATCGCGCTGATCATCGCGGCCGCGCCGACCACGTCGCCGACCCCCACGCAGGCGGAGACCACCAGCGGCGGCCCTGCCGGTCAGCAGGGCGAGGACTGA